One Roseofilum capinflatum BLCC-M114 DNA segment encodes these proteins:
- a CDS encoding SGNH/GDSL hydrolase family protein → MGQIKILLLIGAIALGLCTFFELALRWFFGFGKPLIYQADPEIGYLLAPSQTTRRFGNRITINRYSMRSADMSEEPAPDTQRILLLGDSIANGGWWTDQEQILSNLISHKLKEETGKAVEVLNISANSWCPRNEIAYLRKYGTFGAEVIILLINTDDLFGTAPTSIPVGRDRFYPSHYPPLGIVEAFTRLVLPYESPPEMAAVRAEKGDRVGFNLQAIQDIHTYAQKHHAQVLLAMTPLKRELGEPGPRDYEWKARKRLLALTEERKIPYIDFLPIFNAQENPETLYRDHIHLSPLGYQVVNEILCSQTETRKPPGLEGSGEC, encoded by the coding sequence ATGGGCCAGATTAAAATTCTATTACTGATTGGGGCGATCGCCCTAGGTCTTTGTACTTTCTTTGAACTTGCTCTGCGTTGGTTCTTTGGGTTTGGCAAACCCTTGATCTATCAAGCCGATCCAGAAATTGGCTATTTACTGGCTCCCTCCCAAACTACGCGCCGGTTTGGAAATCGGATTACTATTAATCGATATTCGATGCGGAGTGCTGACATGAGTGAGGAACCAGCACCGGACACACAACGGATCTTACTGCTTGGAGATTCTATCGCCAATGGGGGATGGTGGACGGATCAGGAGCAAATTCTCTCTAACTTGATCAGCCACAAACTGAAGGAAGAGACGGGCAAAGCGGTAGAAGTGCTGAATATTTCCGCTAATTCCTGGTGTCCCCGCAATGAAATCGCCTACTTACGCAAATATGGCACATTTGGGGCCGAGGTGATTATCCTGTTGATTAATACCGACGATCTCTTTGGCACTGCACCCACCTCCATTCCCGTAGGGCGCGATCGCTTTTATCCCAGTCATTATCCGCCCCTGGGTATCGTCGAAGCCTTTACTCGCTTGGTTTTGCCCTATGAGTCTCCCCCAGAAATGGCAGCAGTACGAGCCGAAAAAGGCGATCGGGTAGGCTTTAATTTACAAGCCATTCAGGACATTCACACCTACGCTCAAAAACACCACGCCCAAGTCCTCTTAGCCATGACTCCCCTGAAACGGGAACTCGGAGAACCCGGCCCCAGAGACTATGAATGGAAAGCCAGAAAGCGCCTCTTAGCCCTCACAGAAGAGCGAAAAATACCCTATATCGACTTTTTACCCATTTTTAACGCCCAAGAAAACCCAGAGACCCTTTATCGAGACCACATCCACCTCAGTCCCCTCGGTTACCAAGTGGTCAATGAAATCCTATGCAGCCAGACCGAAACCAGAAAACCCCCTGG
- a CDS encoding Crp/Fnr family transcriptional regulator: MLSSVDRLLFVRGVPIFKELRDDFLVRLASIMDELSFPAGQTIFTQGQEGRSLYIVVSGRVRVHIGDRDLAYLDKGTTFGEMSLFDAEPRSASVTAIETCDCLVLTQQQLYDAIDETPGIAVNIIRLLSRRIRELNQKINAQESKIQELQVSSKH, encoded by the coding sequence ATGTTAAGTAGCGTTGACCGCTTGCTATTTGTGCGAGGTGTTCCCATCTTCAAAGAGTTACGGGATGATTTTTTGGTGCGTCTAGCCTCGATTATGGATGAATTATCGTTTCCGGCTGGGCAAACCATTTTTACCCAAGGACAGGAAGGACGCTCTCTGTATATTGTGGTTTCGGGACGGGTACGGGTGCATATTGGCGATCGGGATTTAGCCTACTTGGATAAGGGAACGACTTTTGGGGAAATGTCCTTGTTTGATGCCGAACCGCGATCCGCTTCCGTGACGGCGATCGAAACCTGTGATTGTTTAGTCTTAACTCAGCAACAACTCTATGATGCCATTGATGAAACCCCAGGTATTGCCGTCAATATTATTCGCTTGCTTTCCCGACGCATTCGCGAGCTAAACCAGAAAATTAACGCCCAAGAAAGTAAGATTCAAGAATTACAAGTTTCTAGCAAACATTAG
- a CDS encoding HEAT repeat domain-containing protein, producing the protein MELNYQGRGVNKWGQRFFQWFNLRPDESERTVLMLAFYTASCVGLSWTEASTADLFLQRFGAESLPWIYIASAVMGSGLGFLYDWLQTLLPLRKVIVLTAILMAIPLFLLRLGLDLIVIAPILIFLLRLWCEAIFILNELNTSICANQLFNIREIKRTYPLISSGILMADVVSGFSLPAILTFLRVENILICASVLMFVGGAIAFYLTQNYQQFFPDTTNRVSSEDDSGFTQRRLGRPVWRYVIPLILFFFVAQGSLQFVEFQFFDQLEKNLNSGEVASFLGFFNGVLGVFELILQWFVSSRLIERLGVFVAASLLPGLMGIISLISLGHVADLFWCLITLKFFDDLLRYTVVLGLGPALFQPLPESIRNGIQAWRAIAEPISTGVTGLLLLGTIWFCSQIMPQLESRQSDIFLFQTILISLGWLLAIFFLRSGYVQLLVSSAKSGRLGVSDVDLRSLQRNVADTLKQPGAEEDKRSCIELLNRFDPQNINEVLVPLLPSLSPALQRQSLEVLLEHPHTKDVESIRALTQTSLLPDVLALALRYIWLTEAEPDIRQLRSYLQPSVDPVVRSTAAALMLKRGNAKAKAEATNTLRRMVTSEQERERVMGCRALGEAVYMQALRLYVPNLLQDDSLRVRCALLEAIAATRLEEYYPSLLRGLYYQSTREASCRALVRLGHEAIPLLLDLARDIYKPDLVRMYAWMTIGEIKTPESLHVLTQNLMTSWGSTRRNILKILIKLPDDLGIEKVQTVLGRSGIELLIDQELMFMGQLYAARLDLAEDRISGREAQLLLRSLVDLETDSIERCFLLMKFLYPIQSVQAAAFNLQSNSMSSQARGLEILDNIVDIPHKKALLTVLDQYAIAEKLTYLEDLVVYQPLNPSDRLRHLLDLRHFLSDWPLACCFHVAQAFRWSTTTEHILAGLRHPRGFVREAVLNYLKVASPSTLSQLLPMLKHDPDRLVAAQVQALIEEFGLSHTELSSPSILSEDSSDFPIPPFTHPPIPPSP; encoded by the coding sequence ATGGAACTCAATTATCAGGGACGGGGCGTAAACAAGTGGGGACAACGGTTCTTCCAATGGTTTAACCTTCGGCCAGACGAAAGTGAGCGTACAGTCTTAATGCTGGCGTTTTATACAGCAAGTTGCGTGGGACTCAGTTGGACAGAAGCGAGTACCGCTGACTTGTTCTTGCAGCGATTCGGCGCTGAATCCTTACCTTGGATTTATATTGCCAGTGCGGTGATGGGTTCGGGATTAGGGTTTTTGTACGACTGGTTGCAAACCCTGCTCCCTTTGCGTAAGGTAATTGTCCTGACAGCCATACTGATGGCAATTCCCTTATTTTTATTACGCTTAGGGTTAGATCTGATTGTGATCGCCCCCATCTTAATTTTTTTGCTGCGTCTGTGGTGTGAAGCGATCTTTATCCTCAATGAGTTAAACACCAGTATTTGCGCCAACCAACTGTTTAACATCCGGGAAATTAAACGGACATATCCGTTAATTTCTAGTGGGATTTTGATGGCCGATGTGGTCAGTGGTTTTTCCCTACCGGCGATCTTGACCTTCCTGCGAGTGGAAAATATCCTGATTTGTGCGAGTGTGTTGATGTTTGTGGGGGGTGCGATCGCCTTTTACCTGACCCAAAATTATCAACAATTTTTCCCAGACACCACCAACCGCGTCTCCTCAGAGGATGACTCAGGCTTTACCCAGCGCCGTTTGGGTCGTCCCGTATGGCGATATGTGATTCCCTTGATCCTGTTCTTTTTTGTGGCTCAAGGCTCTTTACAGTTTGTTGAGTTTCAGTTTTTTGACCAACTGGAAAAAAACCTGAATTCGGGGGAAGTTGCGAGTTTCCTCGGATTTTTTAATGGTGTGTTGGGAGTTTTTGAGCTAATTCTGCAATGGTTTGTCTCATCTCGGTTGATTGAGCGGTTGGGGGTGTTTGTGGCGGCATCCCTACTGCCGGGACTGATGGGAATTATTAGTTTGATTTCCTTGGGCCATGTGGCGGATTTATTTTGGTGTTTGATTACGCTGAAGTTTTTTGATGATTTGTTGCGCTATACGGTGGTCTTGGGGTTGGGGCCGGCCCTGTTCCAACCGCTTCCAGAGAGTATCCGGAATGGAATCCAGGCTTGGCGGGCGATCGCCGAACCGATCTCAACTGGGGTAACGGGTTTGCTGCTGTTGGGAACGATTTGGTTCTGTAGCCAAATCATGCCCCAGCTTGAATCTCGACAGTCGGATATCTTCCTATTCCAAACTATTCTCATTTCCCTGGGTTGGTTATTGGCGATTTTCTTCCTGCGCTCTGGCTATGTGCAACTGTTGGTATCGAGTGCCAAAAGTGGCCGGTTAGGGGTCTCGGATGTGGATTTGCGATCGCTACAACGGAATGTGGCCGACACCCTGAAACAACCAGGAGCAGAGGAAGATAAGCGCTCTTGTATTGAACTGCTCAACCGGTTTGACCCCCAAAATATTAACGAAGTCCTGGTTCCCCTACTGCCTTCCCTCTCTCCGGCCCTACAACGGCAAAGCTTAGAGGTACTGCTGGAACATCCCCACACCAAGGATGTGGAATCCATTCGCGCCCTGACCCAAACCTCCTTGCTGCCGGATGTGTTAGCCCTAGCCCTGCGCTACATTTGGCTCACGGAAGCCGAACCGGATATCCGTCAGTTACGCAGCTATCTCCAACCCTCGGTTGACCCGGTGGTAAGGTCAACGGCAGCGGCCTTAATGCTCAAGCGCGGCAATGCTAAAGCCAAAGCCGAAGCCACCAATACCCTACGGCGAATGGTGACTAGCGAGCAGGAACGGGAGCGGGTCATGGGATGTCGCGCTCTGGGAGAGGCGGTCTATATGCAAGCGCTGCGTCTCTATGTGCCCAATTTACTTCAGGATGATTCCCTACGGGTGCGCTGTGCCCTGCTAGAGGCGATCGCCGCCACCCGTCTCGAAGAATATTATCCTTCTTTATTGCGGGGGCTTTACTATCAATCAACCCGTGAAGCCTCCTGTCGGGCCCTGGTTCGCCTGGGCCATGAAGCGATACCTCTGCTCTTAGACTTGGCCCGGGATATTTATAAACCGGATCTGGTACGGATGTATGCTTGGATGACGATCGGTGAAATTAAAACCCCCGAAAGTCTGCATGTGTTAACCCAAAACCTGATGACTTCTTGGGGAAGCACCCGACGCAATATCCTGAAAATCTTGATTAAATTACCTGACGATCTGGGGATTGAAAAAGTACAAACTGTCTTGGGGCGATCGGGAATTGAATTATTGATTGACCAGGAACTGATGTTTATGGGTCAACTCTATGCTGCACGCTTAGATTTGGCTGAGGATCGGATTTCGGGTCGAGAGGCTCAATTATTATTGCGATCGCTTGTCGATCTGGAAACAGACTCCATTGAGCGCTGTTTTCTGTTGATGAAATTCTTGTATCCGATCCAGAGTGTACAAGCAGCCGCTTTTAACCTGCAATCGAATTCCATGAGTTCTCAAGCCAGAGGCTTAGAAATTTTAGACAATATTGTGGATATTCCCCATAAGAAAGCCTTGTTAACGGTACTCGATCAATATGCGATCGCCGAAAAACTGACGTATTTAGAGGATTTGGTCGTGTATCAACCCCTGAATCCGAGCGATCGCCTGCGCCATCTTCTCGACCTACGCCATTTTCTCTCGGATTGGCCCTTAGCCTGCTGTTTCCATGTGGCACAAGCCTTTCGCTGGAGTACCACCACCGAACATATTCTCGCTGGACTGCGCCATCCCAGGGGATTTGTACGGGAAGCCGTCTTGAATTATCTTAAAGTAGCAAGCCCTTCAACTTTGAGTCAATTATTGCCTATGCTCAAGCACGATCCCGATCGCCTGGTGGCTGCCCAAGTTCAAGCCTTAATCGAAGAGTTTGGACTCTCCCATACGGAATTGTCCTCACCTTCAATCTTGAGCGAAGATAGCTCGGATTTTCCCATCCCCCCATTCACCCATCCCCCCATTCCCCCATCCCCCTAA
- the infC gene encoding translation initiation factor IF-3 has translation MVDKRKNRDLPQINERIKYPEVRVIDGDGTQLGIMSPRDGLKLAQEQEQDLVLVSDKADPPVCRIQDYGKYKFEQEKKAREAKKKQHTADVKEVKMRYKIEEHDYNVRLNNARKFLKKGDKVKATISFRGREIQHSNLAEELLKRLAKDLEEEAEVQQEPKREGRNMMMLLSPKKEL, from the coding sequence GTGGTTGACAAGAGAAAAAATCGCGATCTTCCCCAAATCAACGAACGGATTAAATATCCAGAAGTTCGAGTTATTGATGGTGATGGCACGCAACTCGGAATTATGTCTCCGAGAGACGGTCTGAAACTCGCTCAAGAACAAGAACAAGACTTAGTTCTGGTCAGCGATAAAGCTGATCCCCCCGTCTGCCGAATTCAGGATTACGGCAAATATAAGTTTGAGCAAGAAAAGAAAGCCCGCGAAGCCAAGAAAAAACAGCACACAGCCGATGTAAAAGAAGTAAAAATGCGTTATAAAATCGAGGAACATGATTATAATGTTCGTCTGAATAACGCTCGCAAATTTCTCAAGAAAGGTGATAAAGTTAAAGCAACGATTAGCTTTCGAGGACGAGAAATTCAGCATAGCAATTTGGCAGAAGAGTTGCTCAAACGCTTGGCAAAAGATCTAGAAGAAGAAGCTGAAGTGCAGCAAGAACCCAAACGGGAAGGGCGGAATATGATGATGCTCCTCTCCCCGAAAAAAGAGTTATAA
- the ilvN gene encoding acetolactate synthase small subunit — MKHTLSVLVEDEAGVLSRISGLFARRGFNIESLAVGPAEQLGVSRITMVVPGDDKIIEQITKQLYKQINVLKVQDLTESPCVERELMLLKVNAPTQSRSEIIELANIFRSRVVDVAEDSLTLEVVGDPGKMVAIVQVLQKFGIREIARTGKIALPRESGVNTELLKSLEAKLA; from the coding sequence ATGAAACACACCCTTTCTGTACTGGTAGAAGACGAAGCTGGAGTCTTAAGCCGTATTTCTGGTTTGTTTGCTCGTCGTGGCTTTAACATTGAAAGTCTCGCTGTCGGCCCAGCCGAACAGCTCGGAGTCTCTCGGATTACCATGGTTGTACCCGGAGATGACAAGATTATTGAACAAATCACCAAACAGCTCTACAAACAAATTAATGTCCTGAAGGTGCAAGACTTAACGGAAAGTCCCTGTGTAGAACGGGAATTAATGTTACTCAAAGTCAATGCCCCCACTCAAAGTCGCTCCGAAATTATTGAGTTAGCAAATATTTTTCGCTCCCGTGTGGTGGATGTGGCCGAAGATTCCTTAACCTTGGAAGTCGTCGGTGACCCAGGGAAAATGGTGGCCATTGTCCAAGTGCTGCAAAAATTTGGGATTCGGGAAATTGCTCGTACCGGTAAAATCGCCCTCCCCCGTGAATCTGGGGTGAATACAGAGTTGCTCAAATCCTTAGAAGCTAAATTAGCTTAA
- a CDS encoding BMC domain-containing protein — MPEAVGVIQTLGFPAVLAAADAMVKAARVTLVYFDRAESGNFVVAIRGGTSEVVPAVEIGIQEAEKVYGGKVMMHYIVPNPPPNVQAVLPIDYTEVSEPFR, encoded by the coding sequence GTGCCTGAAGCTGTTGGTGTCATCCAAACCCTAGGATTTCCTGCCGTTCTCGCTGCTGCTGATGCCATGGTTAAAGCAGCGCGAGTCACCCTCGTCTACTTTGACCGTGCTGAAAGCGGAAACTTTGTGGTTGCCATTCGGGGGGGGACATCCGAAGTTGTGCCCGCAGTAGAGATAGGAATTCAGGAAGCTGAAAAAGTCTATGGAGGTAAAGTGATGATGCACTACATTGTCCCCAATCCCCCGCCCAATGTGCAAGCCGTGCTTCCCATTGACTATACAGAAGTCAGTGAACCCTTCCGCTAG
- a CDS encoding carbon dioxide-concentrating mechanism protein CcmK, with protein sequence MGQQAVGAIETKGFPGILAAADAMVKAGRITLVGYIRVGSARFTVNIRGDVSEVKTAMDAGIEAVERAYGATLESWVIIPRPHENVVAVLPIDYNDNVEFYRQAVEGDTPRPSLT encoded by the coding sequence ATGGGACAGCAAGCTGTTGGAGCAATTGAGACAAAGGGGTTCCCAGGTATTTTAGCTGCTGCTGACGCAATGGTAAAAGCGGGGCGGATTACCTTAGTCGGCTATATTCGGGTTGGGAGCGCTCGGTTTACTGTCAACATTCGGGGGGATGTTTCGGAAGTGAAAACAGCCATGGATGCAGGCATAGAAGCCGTAGAGAGGGCCTATGGAGCTACCCTAGAATCCTGGGTCATCATCCCCCGCCCCCACGAAAACGTCGTTGCTGTCCTGCCCATTGATTACAACGATAATGTAGAGTTCTATCGCCAAGCAGTGGAAGGAGATACCCCACGACCTTCATTAACTTAG
- a CDS encoding TldD/PmbA family protein, with protein MNTDIKNFLSDLIKRYRSQVDFLSIRLEESESTNILLRGDKVETLSEGISLGGQVRACYKGGWGMSSFNQLGILSNRIEEAIASAQLVGQEETILAPIPIIEDSRILPLGGSHPREIPLIEKKQLCDRYAEILHSTDPQVATTSVRYGDCCQRIVLITSEGTLIEQSWVDLEMRFAATARKGSTVQTGRETIGSRNGYEDLTQLDAPVRSAAQRAVNALSHPPIKGNTYTVVIDPILTGLFVHEAFGHLSEADMAYENPDILEVMTLGRKFGPDNLQILDGAGPQGHRGSYFYDDEGTPATTTQLIQDGVLVGRLHSRETAGKLGEEPTGNARCLNYHYPPLVRMTNTWIERGETPVNDLFSGIKEGVYAKNWLGGMTNGEMFTFSAGEAWMIRNGELAEPVRDVTLSGNVFSTLADIEAIGNDFYWDESGGCGKGGQNGLAVGCGGPSLRIQNVVVGGEAENE; from the coding sequence ATGAATACAGATATTAAAAACTTCCTCTCCGATTTAATCAAGCGGTATCGCTCTCAAGTCGATTTTCTCTCTATTCGTCTAGAAGAATCAGAATCGACCAATATCTTGTTGCGGGGAGATAAGGTAGAAACCCTCAGTGAAGGCATTTCCCTAGGGGGACAAGTGCGAGCCTGTTACAAAGGCGGTTGGGGCATGAGTAGCTTTAACCAACTGGGGATATTATCAAATCGGATTGAAGAAGCGATCGCCTCCGCGCAGTTAGTGGGACAAGAAGAAACCATCTTAGCCCCCATTCCCATCATCGAAGATAGCCGGATTTTGCCCCTAGGGGGAAGCCATCCCAGGGAAATTCCCTTAATCGAGAAAAAACAATTGTGCGATCGCTACGCAGAAATCCTGCACAGCACCGATCCCCAGGTGGCAACCACCTCCGTCCGCTATGGGGACTGCTGTCAACGGATCGTTCTGATCACCTCGGAAGGAACCTTAATTGAGCAATCTTGGGTCGATTTAGAGATGCGCTTTGCCGCCACTGCTCGCAAAGGTTCCACCGTACAAACCGGACGGGAAACCATCGGATCGCGCAATGGATACGAAGATTTAACCCAACTCGATGCCCCAGTGCGATCGGCCGCCCAGCGTGCAGTTAACGCCCTATCCCATCCTCCCATCAAAGGCAACACCTACACCGTCGTCATCGATCCCATTTTGACCGGCTTATTTGTCCATGAAGCCTTCGGCCACCTGTCCGAAGCCGATATGGCCTACGAAAACCCCGACATCTTGGAAGTCATGACCCTAGGGCGCAAATTTGGCCCCGACAACCTACAAATTCTCGATGGCGCAGGGCCCCAAGGTCACCGAGGCAGCTATTTCTATGATGATGAAGGAACCCCAGCAACGACCACCCAACTGATTCAAGATGGGGTATTAGTCGGCCGTCTCCACTCGCGGGAAACAGCCGGAAAATTGGGAGAGGAACCCACCGGAAACGCTCGCTGCCTCAACTATCATTATCCGCCCTTGGTACGAATGACCAATACCTGGATCGAGCGCGGAGAAACCCCCGTCAATGATTTGTTTAGCGGCATCAAAGAAGGGGTTTATGCCAAAAACTGGCTCGGAGGCATGACCAACGGAGAGATGTTTACCTTTAGTGCCGGGGAAGCCTGGATGATTCGTAACGGAGAACTGGCTGAACCGGTGCGAGATGTGACGCTTTCGGGTAATGTATTTAGCACCTTAGCCGATATTGAGGCGATCGGTAATGATTTTTACTGGGATGAGTCCGGCGGTTGTGGAAAAGGGGGACAAAACGGGTTAGCCGTTGGTTGTGGCGGCCCCTCCTTACGCATTCAGAATGTCGTGGTCGGTGGAGAAGCGGAGAATGAGTGA